The following coding sequences lie in one Crassostrea angulata isolate pt1a10 chromosome 10, ASM2561291v2, whole genome shotgun sequence genomic window:
- the LOC128167682 gene encoding uncharacterized protein LOC128167682 — translation MALSKPLVPDSIEEIPVIAQHYLECGNADCERNAQFYCNPCHQPMCEQCRDEHQKNKKTKNHEVVLYRQRKRQLPEGKCSDHPNKDVDVLCEDCQVPLCSKCALKDHRKHSLIDLENFYSERSILCNDEIYKINQYFLPTSQDMQRDVLKNIKSIKATMDKIRKSIKAEAETFKSLVDTVMSENIEQANRMEELLMEELQRQDNTYKDYISYLEDRDKEFYGFLAFPKLHNNPIIFSPHDNLKVRPIPEITKPVSPVFTAGQYSKDDVAKLLGRAIVPDAKPENRKIKLIKTDSTELKPTEKMKKQEREKHDAKQTLSLSSFVTKVREYTVSVVGGVRHISVGKSGRLWVIDDRGKLVQTNLHGLHQQKILASCVCSHTVTQDGDLIYTDEDNKAINRITKDNTITEFIKTGKWTPTSIHSSHINGDILVWMSHVKETKITRYNKTGKEIQNIQRKGFIDLYNIAENINGDICILDWMEGAVVVLNKSGQQRFSYTKRKSIFSPHAICTDIRGHILVCDRHNKTVIVLSQDGQFLCQLLTKQHGIEYASSLFVDDDNNLHVGQSNTNKVKVYKYLQ, via the coding sequence ATGGCGTTATCCAAACCATTAGTTCCAGACAGTATCGAAGAGATACCAGTCATAGCGCAGCACTATTTGGAGTGTGGCAATGCAGACTGTGAAAGGAATGCCCAATTTTACTGCAATCCTTGTCACCAACCAATGTGTGAACAATGCAGGGACGAACATCAGAAGAATAAGAAAACCAAGAACCATGAAGTGGTTCTTTACCGACAACGAAAACGACAACTTCCTGAAGGGAAATGCAGTGATCACCCAAATAAAGATGTAGACGTTCTGTGCGAGGATTGTCAAGTTCCACTGTGTTCCAAATGCGCATTAAAAGACCATAGGAAACATTCATTGATTGatttagagaatttttattCAGAGAGATCTATTCTCTGCAATGATGAGATCTATAAAATTAATCAGTATTTTCTCCCAACTTCTCAAGATATGCAAAGAGATgtattgaaaaatatcaaaagtataaAAGCAACAATGGATAAAATACGAAAATCCATTAAGGCTGAAGCGGAAACTTTCAAAAGTCTGGTGGACACAGTGATGTCTGAAAATATAGAACAAGCCAACAGAATGGAAGAATTACTAATGGAAGAGCTTCAGAGACAAGACAACACATACAAAGATTACATCTCCTATCTTGAGGACCGTGACAAAGAGTTCTATGGCTTCCTGGCCTTTCCTAAACTTCATAACAATCCAATCATTTTCTCGCCTCATGACAATTTAAAAGTACGACCCATTCCAGAGATCACGAAGCCAGTCTCTCCAGTATTTACTGCTGGTCAATACAGCAAAGATGATGTTGCCAAACTACTGGGAAGAGCAATTGTTCCTGATGCCAAACCAGagaatagaaaaataaaactcatTAAGACTGACTCTACAGAGTTGAAACCAACAGAGAAAATGAAGAAACAAGAAAGAGAGAAACATGACGCGAAACAAACACTGTCTCTGTCTTCCTTTGTCACCAAGGTCAGGGAGTACACAGTATCAGTTGTTGGTGGTGTACGCCATATATCAGTAGGTAAATCAGGCAGACTCTGGGTTATTGATGATAGAGGTAAACTAGTCCAAACAAATTTACATGGACTTCACCAACAGAAGATACTTGCCAGTTGTGTATGCTCCCACACAGTCACACAAGACGGGGATCTGATATATACAGACGAAGACAACAAAGCAATCAATAGGATAACTAAGGATAATACAAtcactgaattcattaaaacaggAAAATGGACACCAACCAGCATACATTCCTCCCACATTAACGGGGACATACTGGTCTGGATGAGCCATGTTAAAGAGACTAAAATCACCAGGTACAACAAGACAGGGaaagaaatacagaacatacaAAGAAAAGGGTTTATTGATCTATACAATATCGCAGAAAACATAAACGGTGATATCTGTATATTAGACTGGATGGAAGGAGCTGTAGTGGTGTTGAATAAATCAGGACAACAAAGATTTTCCTACACAAAGCGGAAATCAATATTTAGTCCACATGCTATTTGCACTGATATCCGTGGCCATATCCTTGTATGTGATCGTCACAATAAGACGGTTATTGTTCTGAGTCAGGATGGCCAGTTCTTGTGTCAACTACTCACTAAACAACATGGGATAGAATATGCTTCTAGTTTGTTTGTGGACGATGATAACAATCTTCATGTTGGACAATCTAACACTAACAAAGTGAAAGTGTACAAGTATCTACAGTGA
- the LOC128167683 gene encoding peroxisome biogenesis factor 10-like, which translates to MRQPAGVAEILRSHQKDDIYTGYLKTAVSEIFQEIFGPGVWIRWKNEVDRLAEVTYFFLTTVAGYQTVGEEYVNIIQIDTHRRNIPSKLKRLILVSLHVFGPYAVGRFLDWVEKKFKSGDWDNVPQETREFILNSLPVLQQALSLLQRFHLALFYLRGVFYHIAKRLTNVSYIKFSVSPTDGSSVQQSFRALGWLSLAQLGFSVLQTLYHSYRSSGTSSPQKDISTRTSNDAIDRKCCLCLEARRSPTATPCGHLFCWQCIYEWCSTKLECPICRETLQPQKLVFLQNYDPPEG; encoded by the exons ATGAGACAACCTGCTGGAGTTGCAGAAATCCTGCGATCTCATCAAAAAGACGACATTTACACTGGATATTTAAAAACTGCTGTGTCGGAAATTTTTCAGGAAATATTTG GTCCTGGTGTGTGGATAAGGTGGAAAAATGAAGTGGATCGTTTGGCGGaggttacatatttttttctgacaaCAGTTGCAG gATACCAGACTGTTGGGGAAGAATATGTCAACATCATTCAGATTGACACTCATCGTAGAAACATTCCATCAAAACTG aaAAGACTGATATTAGTTTCTCTCCATGTCTTTGGGCCCTATGCAGTGGGCCGCTTCCTTGACTGGGTGGAGAAAAAATTCAAGTCAGGTGACTGGGACAATGTGCCTCAGGAAACAAGGGAGTTTATTCTGAACTCACTTCCTGTTCTTCAGCAGGCCCTCTCCCTCCTGCAGAGATTCCATCTTGCCTTGTTTTATCTCAGAGGTGTATTCTATCACATAGCCAAACGACTGACCAATGTCAGCTAT attaAATTCAGTGTCTCCCCCACAGACGGGTCATCTGTACAGCAGAGTTTTCGGGCCCTAGGCTGGCTGTCGCTGGCTCAGCTTGGCTTCAGTGTTCTACAGACGCTGTATCACAGCTACCGGTCCTCAGGGACCTCATCACCTCAGAAAGATATCAG TACACGTACATCCAATGATGCCATAGACAGGAAGTGTTGTCTGTGTCTGGAGGCGAGGAGATCACCCACAGCGACACCTTGTGGCCATTTGTTTTGCTGGCAGTGTATCTATGAATGGTGCTCCACCAAG CTGGAATGTCCAATATGCAGGGAAACACTACAGCCACAGAAGCTTGTGTTTTTACAGAACTATGACCCACCCGAAGGCTGA
- the LOC128167272 gene encoding eukaryotic translation elongation factor 1 epsilon-1-like, which produces MPIFTRSHQVNMDELNSIASYLSVSSGKLVLDAKEQIPVLKAGNGLTVRGLVSVAKQLVRQSETPELKGTTAEERAAIDQWLEYRVVQVDRSLQEKDVSTVLRDTNAYLSHHVYFVGYQPTLADIILYLGLYRIFEDLTFMEKQKYVHVCRWFSNMQSLFADKMLKKHIAFQRNKIFSGTGH; this is translated from the exons atgCCTATTTTTACACGATCCCACCAGGTAAACATGGACGAATTGAACAGTATAGCATCATACTTAAGTGTTTCCTCGGGAAAACTTGTATTAGACGCAAAAGAACAG ATACCAGTATTAAAAGCAGGGAATGGTCTAACTGTCAGAGGTCTTGTATCAGTTGCTAAGCAGCTAGTTCGACAGTCTGAAACTCCGGAATTAAAgg GCACCACAGCAGAGGAGCGAGCTGCTATTGACCAGTGGCTGGAATACCGAGTAGTTCAGGTGGATAGAAGCCTTCAGGAAAAAGATGTGTCTACAGTTCTCAGG GACACCAATGCATATTTGTCACACCATGTATATTTCGTCGGATATCAGCCAACATTAGCAGACATCATCTTATATCTAGGACTATACAGAATcttt GAGGATTTAACATTTATGGAAAAACAAAAGTATGTTCATGTATGCAGGTGGTTCTCAAAT ATGCAGTCACTCTTTGCCGACAAAATGTTAAAGAAACACATtgcttttcaaagaaataaaatttttagtgGTACTGGCCATTAA